GCGGTGACGCCGTCGACGTCGTAGTCGCCGTAGATGATGATGGGTTGGGCATCGTCAACGGCCTGCTTGATGCGCTGGGCGGCCCGGACGCAGCCGGGCAGCAGCGCGGGGTCGTGGAGGTCGGTGAGCTTGGGGTGGAGGAAACGCTGGGTCGCCTCGCGGCCGACGATGTTGCGCGCGGCGAGGAGCTGCGTGATGAGCGGGCTGCTTGCTTGCCGGCGTTGGTCGTCGGCAGGGGTGTTGTCGGCGTCCTTGCGGATCCAGCGGGCTTGCGTCCATGCAGTCGTCATCGCCGCATGATAACCGGGCGTCGCATCCGGGCCTTCTCGGACTCAGGCCGCGGCGTGGTGCGCGGCGGGGACGCGTACGCATCACCATCCGCATGATCGCTACAACCCGTACAGCATCGTCGGCCAGGCGTAATCAAAGCGTTCATGCGCTTCAGCCCCGGCCCCGCCCCGCCGATACGACACAAGACCCCCGGACTCCATCCCCCGGACCTTGGGCGGCCGACGATCCGTCGGTTGCGTCAACCTCGCGAGGCCAAACGGAACCCTGCCCATGCCACGACACCCCCGCCTCCGACCCCGCAAACACCAAGGCCCCCTCGGCCGCGCGTTTACGCTGGTCGAGATCCTCATCGTGGTCGTGATCCTCGGGATCCTCGCCGCGATCGTCATCCCGCAGTTCTCCACCGCAGCAGAATCCTCCAAGGAGTCCGCGCTCAAGCAGGACGTCTTCCGCTTCCGCGAGCAGATCGAGCTCTACAAAGTCCACCACAACGGCGATCCGCCCACGCTCGCCGGCTTCATCGACCAGATGACCCTCGCCAGCGACAAGGACGGCAACACCGCCGCGATCGGCACGGCCGGCTACCCGTATGGCCCCTACCTGCCGGGCATCCCGCGCAACCCGTTCACCGACACCATCCCGATCGGAGACGGCGCGGTCGGCACCAGCGCGTGGTACTACGACGAAACTACCGGCGACATCCACGCCAACGACTCGGCCGAGCATCGGGCGTGGTAATCGCGCGCGGGCGTGATTCTCGCGCGTGATCTTGTTTAGCCGTCGCCCAACGGGCGGCGCGGCTATTCCAAGACAAAGAATACGCAGCCGCAGGTTGAAACGCCTGCGGCTACTTTTTTGCGCGTACTCGGTCGTAGCCCCGGCATGCCTTGACGTACTATGATGCGTCCTGCCCGCAACCCCCGCCGGAGCCACGGATGGCAAGCCACACACGCAATCTAACCGCCGTCGCGATCGCCCTGCTGCTGCTTTTGAGTACGGCGGGCTGCAAGTCGTCGGCGCGCCACAAATCGCACGGCGATGCCGGCGCGATCACCGGCGTCGATGCCGCGACGGCGCGGCGCGGATTGCCCGTGTCGGCACTGCGCGGGGAGCCGGGTGTGCGGGTACGGATCGTGCGCAGCGCCACACGGGTGCAGGTCGCCTCGACGGGCCAGCTCACGGTCGGCCCCTCGGGCGCACAGCCCGTCGCGTCCAGGGCCCGCGCGTTTGCGGGGCCCTTGTCCGTCACCCACGACCGCAGCGGGTTTGTCATCACCGACGCGCGCGGCCAGTCCGTGCGTTGGGGGCTCTCGGCGCTACGCATCACCTCCGCGAACGGCACGGTCGCGGTCGACGGCACGCGGTACCCCGATGCGATCGCGCTCGTGGCGGTGGTGGATCAAGCGAGCCAGGCGACGGGGCGTATCGATGCCGTGAACCACGTGGGGATGGAGCGGTACTTGCCGGGCGTGTTGTCGCGCGAGCTGTATGCGAGTTGGGACGAAAGGGCGTATCGGGCGCAGGCGATCGCCGCGCGGAGCTACGCGATCTGGGAGATGAACCTGCCGCGCCGGCGGGCGAGCCACTTTGACCTGGAGGCCGGCCAGGCGAGCCAGGCGTACCTCGGGCTGGACGCGAGCGACAAGGCGCGGTCGGCGGTGCAGGCGACACGTGGGCAGGTGCTGGTGTTTGATAACCGCGTGCTGCCGGCGTTCTATTCGAGCTGCTCGGGCGGGACGGGGCAGGACGCGATCGGTGTGTTTCCCGAGAAGGTCGATGACCTCGCCCCCCTGCGCGGCCGAGAGCACGGCGGGTGGGGCCAGCAGTCGACCAAGTTCCGCTGGGGCCCGGTGACCTACCCCAACGCCCGGCTGATGGCCGCGATGGTGCGCTGGGGCACCGCCAACGACCACCCGATCCGGGGTATGACGGGCGGCGTGAGCGCGATCCAGCCGATCGCGCACAACCGCGTCGGTCGGCCAACACGCTTCGCCGTGACGGATAGCAACAACCGGCGCTACGAGCTGCACGCCGAGCAATTGCGCCAGGCCGCGAACTTCGCCGTGCCCGGCGACCCGGAAGGGGCCGAGTACAAGCTGTACTCCAGCCACGTCGAGGTCCAGATCGCCAACGGCACCGTCACCTTCACCGGCCGCGGCTACGGCCACGGCGTGGGCATGTGCCAGTGGGGTGCGCAGGGCATGGCCCAGCGCGGCTACGACCCGATCGCCATCCTCAACTTCTACTACCCCGGCGCGGTGGTGTACAGGGCGTATTGAAATGCTTGCAGGTAGGACAGACATACCTGCCTGTCGTCGGCGAAGCCGAAACACTATTCAACCCTGACCGTATGGTGCGAGCCACTTCGTGAAGTCTGGCATGACTCCCGCATTCACGCATTGCTGTCCCGGCCACGATTTTTCGAGCTGTTCAATCCGATCTGCGTAGTTACGATCCTGCCACGATACCGACTCATCCTGAAACAACAGCTTTAGGAATGCTTCGGCAATCTGACGCCCCCAAGCCAGCGCTTCTTCTTCAGAACAAGCCGTGATGAGTATCGCCTGATTGTCTTCATCGTCCCAGCCCCGCGTGATGTTGCCGCTTAACTGCTTGGGGTTTTCGTAACCAAAACCATAGACGTATGTATGCATGACGAATCTGCAAGAAGGGCCATCAGGCCTTCGGCCTGTGACAGGCAGGAATGCCTGTCCTACTGGCCGAAAATCTTTACCCCTTCTTCTCCCGCTCCAACTCCTTCTCCAAATGCGCCGTCTCCAGCGTTGGGCCGGGCATCGCGGGGCGGACCTGGGTCTTCCATTTGGTGGGCTCGAAGTAGTCGTCGATGATCTTGATGGCTTCGTCGACATCGTCGGTGACGGTGAAGAGTTCGAGGTCCTTGGGGCTCACGGTCTCGAACTCGCCGACGAGTTTTTCTTTCATCCAGTCGACCAGCCCGTCCCAGAAGTCGTGGCCGATAAGGACCATGGGGAACGGGTGGATCTTCATGGTCTGGATGAGGGTGAGTGTCTCGAAGCACTCGTCCAGCGTTCCGAACCCGCCGGGGAAGATGATGAACCCGCAGGAGTATTTGAGGAACATGACCTTGCGGACGAAGAAGTAGCGGAAGTCGAGCTTGTGGGTCTGGTAGGGGTTGGGGACCTGCTCGAAGGGGAGGTCGATGTTGAGCCCGACGCTGTGGCCGCCGCATTCGTGTGCGCCCTTGTTGGCGGCCTCCATGATGCCCGGGCCCCCGCCGGTGATGACGGCGTAGTGCTTGTCGCATATTTTCCTGCCGCACGCGACGGCTTCTTCGTAGTACTTCTCGCCGGGCTTGGTGCGTGCCGAGCCGAAGACGGTGATGCCTGCGCCGACGCCGGACATGACGTCGAAGCCCTCGACGAACTCGGAGAGGATGCGGAAGAGCCGCCAAGTCTCGCGGGAGAGCGCGATCTCGCGTTGCATGTCTTCGTCGTAGGTTTTGTTGTTGTCCTTCATAGGGGCCAGTATAGGTCTTGTGTGAAACAGGCGTAAAAAAGCCCACGCCGCAGGTGCGTGGGCTTCGGGGGGGGTTCGTTTCAAGGCAGCCGAATCAAGCGGCCTGCTTGTTATTCGCTTCGAGGGCCTGCTTCGCCTGGTCGGCGATGGCGTCGAACGCCTCGGGGTCGTGGATCGCGATCTCGCTGAGCATCTTGCGGTTGAGGTCGATGCTGGCGAGCTTGAGCCCGTTGATGAATCGGCTGTAGTTCATGCCGCGCATCTTGCAGGCGGCGCTGATGCGCGTGATCCAGAGCCGGCGGTAGTCGCGCTTGACCAGTCGGCGGTGCTCGTACTGGTAGACGCCGCCGCGGACGACGGCTTCCTTGACGCGACGCCACTGGGTGCGGCGGGCGCCGCGGTTGCCCTTGGCCTTCTTGAACCAACGGACTTTGGACTGACGCCGGGCGGCGCCTTTGCGTGCACGAGGCATAGCTCGGCTCCTGTGTAGTGCGATCAGGGGGGAGGGGGAATACAACCCGCTCGCTTGTCGGCCCCAGCCGCTGTTTAGTGATCTGGTGATCTGGTGATCTGGTGATTTGGTGATCTGGTGATTTGGCGATTGAAGAGCGGGGTTCAAGCCGCAGGCGGGTCTGGCGTGTGTTTGCTTGGTTTCGCCAAATCGCCCAATCGCCCAATCGCCCAATCGCCCAATCGCTAAATCAATCTTCCTTCGCGGTCTTGTCTTCCGCGATGTGCAGGCGGGTGCCCATGATGCGCTCGAGTTGGCGCAGCTTGTGCTTGTGGATGAGCTTCTTCTGGTTGAGCGAGCGCATCGTGTCGCCGGACATGTGGCTGTTGCGGTGACGTCGGCCGCGCTTGCCGGCCTTGACCTTGCCGTTGGCGGTGACTTTGACGCGCTTGGCGAGGCCTTTGTGGGTCTTGAGCTTCGGCATGGCCGGCTCCTTCGTGCGTTTCAGGGGTCGAAAATCAGACAGCCGGGCCTCCCCAGCGGGGAAATCCGAGCCCAATAGTGTAGCAGACGCCCGGCCCGGCACAACCGCAAGGCCCGACCGACCGTGGAGAGGGTGTGGAAGGACTGACGCGCCGACGGCTTGGGGTTGACTTGCAGCCCAAAACCGCCCCGCCGCTTTGCCGCGGGGCCCCAGCAGGGGTAACTTACCCGGTCTATTCAACGCAAGGAACGCATCTGATGAAGGTTATCTGTGATCGTGGGGCCCTGGTCGAGTCGCTCAACCTCGTGGGCGGCGTCGTCGTCGCTCGCACCCCCAAGCCCGTCCTCACCTGTGTCAAGCTCTCGGCCAAGGACGACGCCCTCACGCTGACCGCCACCGACACCGAGGTCTCGATCCACCTTTCGACCCCGCGCGTCGAGGTGTCCGAGCCCGGCGAAGCCCTCATCCCCGCCGACAAACTCCAGCAGATCGTCCGAGAGTCCACCGACCCGACCCTCACGATCACCACCAAAGATGACCAGACCCAGATCGTCGGCCAGGACTCCCGCTTCAAGCTCCTGGGCTACCCGGCCAAGGAATTCCCCGACGCGCCCAGCTTCCCGGACGACCCGGACTTCGAGGTCTCGGCCGCGGACCTGCACCGCCTCATCGCCATGACCATCTTCGCCACCGCCCGCGAGAACTCGCGCTACGCAATCAACGGCGTCCTCATGGAACGCCACAACAAAGACCTCACCGTCGTCGCCACCGACGGCCACCGCCTCGCGCTCGCCAAAGGCAAGTG
The sequence above is a segment of the Phycisphaeraceae bacterium D3-23 genome. Coding sequences within it:
- a CDS encoding TIGR00730 family Rossman fold protein — its product is MKDNNKTYDEDMQREIALSRETWRLFRILSEFVEGFDVMSGVGAGITVFGSARTKPGEKYYEEAVACGRKICDKHYAVITGGGPGIMEAANKGAHECGGHSVGLNIDLPFEQVPNPYQTHKLDFRYFFVRKVMFLKYSCGFIIFPGGFGTLDECFETLTLIQTMKIHPFPMVLIGHDFWDGLVDWMKEKLVGEFETVSPKDLELFTVTDDVDEAIKIIDDYFEPTKWKTQVRPAMPGPTLETAHLEKELEREKKG
- the rplT gene encoding 50S ribosomal protein L20 produces the protein MPRARKGAARRQSKVRWFKKAKGNRGARRTQWRRVKEAVVRGGVYQYEHRRLVKRDYRRLWITRISAACKMRGMNYSRFINGLKLASIDLNRKMLSEIAIHDPEAFDAIADQAKQALEANNKQAA
- a CDS encoding SpoIID/LytB domain-containing protein, with amino-acid sequence MASHTRNLTAVAIALLLLLSTAGCKSSARHKSHGDAGAITGVDAATARRGLPVSALRGEPGVRVRIVRSATRVQVASTGQLTVGPSGAQPVASRARAFAGPLSVTHDRSGFVITDARGQSVRWGLSALRITSANGTVAVDGTRYPDAIALVAVVDQASQATGRIDAVNHVGMERYLPGVLSRELYASWDERAYRAQAIAARSYAIWEMNLPRRRASHFDLEAGQASQAYLGLDASDKARSAVQATRGQVLVFDNRVLPAFYSSCSGGTGQDAIGVFPEKVDDLAPLRGREHGGWGQQSTKFRWGPVTYPNARLMAAMVRWGTANDHPIRGMTGGVSAIQPIAHNRVGRPTRFAVTDSNNRRYELHAEQLRQAANFAVPGDPEGAEYKLYSSHVEVQIANGTVTFTGRGYGHGVGMCQWGAQGMAQRGYDPIAILNFYYPGAVVYRAY
- the rpmI gene encoding 50S ribosomal protein L35, with translation MPKLKTHKGLAKRVKVTANGKVKAGKRGRRHRNSHMSGDTMRSLNQKKLIHKHKLRQLERIMGTRLHIAEDKTAKED
- a CDS encoding type II secretion system protein, translating into MPRHPRLRPRKHQGPLGRAFTLVEILIVVVILGILAAIVIPQFSTAAESSKESALKQDVFRFREQIELYKVHHNGDPPTLAGFIDQMTLASDKDGNTAAIGTAGYPYGPYLPGIPRNPFTDTIPIGDGAVGTSAWYYDETTGDIHANDSAEHRAW